GCAAGTGAGGGCTCGCTCGCCCTACACATTTGTCCGCACACGGTCGAGCGAGAATCTTGACCCTCCATTTTTTTAACTCAGTACCCAGCACTTAGAACTGTTTTTTCTGCCTCCTCGTTTTGCGAGGCTCACTCCTGTGTGGCTTTATTCGGGGTCGGGGGATTCATTGTCCGTTTGGGATAACTGATATTCCTCACATGGGAAACAGGCCCTGTAGGTTGCGGGACTTCTTGATCTTCATTTGCAGGTGCGAATGGAGGAAAAGAGGGAGCAAATCCTGCATCTGGATTCTCGAGTGAAGTTATTTTTGAACGGTCGCCCTGTGGGAACCATTTCGCCCCAGGTGCCCTATAGATGATGATAACAAGAAGCACTGGCAAATATCCCATAAACGCATTGGCACCGTCAATCGCGACAGTTCCTCCTCGTGCGAGACCTGGCATAGCCGCTAAAAAACATGCATAAAGGGTTTGAACATTGATGGAGAAATACCTTCTTGTCACCCAATTATAAAGTAAGGCCAATCCTACCCCCTGAATAAATGCGCAAATGACCCCACCCACAAAACCAAAATTCTCATAATTTTGTCCTAAAAATGTGGGGGAAAAACCCAATGTCCCACTCTCGCGGTTAATATTTTCACTCAGTCGATTCGAGTCCGCCAAAAAAATACCTTTAAGATGTATCCCTACCGTAAGGGGCTTTTTAATCCCTAAATATTGTTCAACAAAACTCCTCGGCCACCAATGCCAGAGGACAGCAGCATAACTTTTCCCCCACAGATAACCCTCTTCATCATTAAAATATTTCATATTCATGGCCATTCCTTCGACCCCATTAAAATCTTCAGAAGCTGATAACCTCTCTGTGTAGTAGCGATATATATTGGAAAAGTTAAGTTCATTCCCCTTATTTTCCTCGTCATAAGCCACGCGCATGGCACCGGCAAGATTAAAAAGAAAAAGTCCAAATAAAAACGAAAGAATTAATACTGATTGAAGCTTTTTTGATGTAGGATTAAAGCGGAGAAGGAGAATACCAAACGCCACCAAAGGAGCAACTAATTGGAATCTCCCCTGTGTAGAAAAACTTGTGTATAAATAAATCGCAAAGGCGATCAAAAGAATAAAATATGTCGGATTAAAAATGGATGACCTGAACTTATAGGGAATCCGTCCGACAATATAGACAGTAATCAGCGTTAAAATACCTGATTTTGTAAAAATCAACATATAAACATAAGCAGATGTATTCCCATACCCATTCATCTGCAACTTTTGGGTACTCCATTGACCTAAAGAAAGAAATATCACGGTAAAAAGTATAAGTCCGAAAGGCCCAAGGCGTGCCATTCCTTCCCCATGTTCTTTCGACCACTTAAGTGAGATACCTGGAGAATTTACTTTTGGATGGGCAAAAAACTGATAACCGCATAACATAGCGATCATTGAGCAAATCACATAATAAGCAATCTTCTGGAAAGTAGCTAAAGGATCCACTTCCCCCGTTAAATTCTGAAAAAGTCCCCAAGACTCAGGACTACTCAGGAAAACCAATCGGAATCCCATAAAAAGGGCTAAGAGGGCAAAAGGAATATGAATCGGATTGTCAAAAATAATTCTACGGTAACGGATAAAATCAACTAATGCCGGGCTCAATGAGAGGGCAATAATCCAATAACCATACACTTCAATTTCTAATATATTATCCATTAACTATCTCAGGCTATCATTAACATATATCTTCTGAATATTACCACCTGTACAAATTGATCTACCAACAGGAATTAATCCATACTCTTCTAGTAATTCATCAAAGGGAATGATTTGTTTTTCATCAAATGTATGAATCTCCACTAGAAAAATGCGTGTTCTTTTTAATATCTCTCCATAGGTCTGGATAAAATCAAACTCACTTCCCTCAATATCACATTTACAGACATCAATCGTTTGTGTTCCCAGTATCTTATCCAAATCAACATAATCAACTGATTTTCCTTTAGCATTGAGATTAATGGTCGTTTGTAATAAATTTGAGGGATTGACCATTAGACGTACCGATCCTGCCCTTTGTCCAACAGCATTAGAAAATATCTGTAACTTGCTTGATTTTATATGATTTGCTATGTTCTTTTTCAGTCTGGAAATTAAATCTGAATTAGCCTCAAAAAGATAAATGTGCTCAGGAGAACATCTGAATAATTCTTTTTGCAGATAGGAAATAAAAATCGTAAAGTGCCCGAGATGTGCCCCCAAATCAACGACAGTCCGAGCAGGGCGTTTCAAAATCACTGACAATTGCCAATAAAATGGTGAACAAAATACATCCTGAAAGCTGGCAAGCTGGTATTTTGAGTCTAGGGGAATCACACCATAGTCTGCGAGCCTGATCCCACAAGTAATCCAGCGTGCCAGACGCCGATATAGAAAATATGAAAGTTTTTTCATAAACTCATTTTTTAACAGCTATGGTGATAGTATCAAAAGACTTTTCGACTGGAAACCCAATTCTCCCGACAATATTAAAAAATAAGTTTAAAACTTTTGGTTGCCACTTTGCTGAACGCCCTGGAATTGACCTTTTAAAATGGGTATTTTCAAGTGACTCGAATTTCGATAACTGGATAGTTAGATCGGCATGTTTACATAAAGCCTTCATCCCCTCTGGATAAATCCTCCAACAATCAATTGGTGCTTGATGGTATGGCCAACTTACTGGATTAATTGTAACCACAAACCCCGACTTTTTTGTAACCCTCGCTAATTCGGGTAGCCAATTCCAAATCTCTGAAACATGCTCAATCACCTGAGCTGAAAAAACCATATCATAATGATTATCGGGGATATCAAAATGATAAAAATCACTTTTTGAATAAGTTAAATTTTTCGATTCATATATATCTAGTGTATCCCAAATGATATTATCGATCTTTACAAGAGACCTGTATGAAGATGGAAAACCATCAGGGCCAATTTCTAATATTTTCATACCCTCAGTGATCATTGGCATTACATATTTACAAAACAAGAGTCCACTATTTTCATGCATATTATATATCCTCCAAGTATTGTTTATCCTTAAAAAAAGTAATAGGAATAATGACTGCCAAAGACATTAATAACCCGTACATCTGAAAAGGAAAATCAATCATTGCATAAATACAAAACCCTAAAAATGAAACCATACCCGCACGCACAAACATCTTCTGCAAACGATCATGTGACAAGGCAACGAGAGTATACTGTTTAAAGGTGATTAATGTCAAAAACAGCAAACAGAGACTGAGTCCTATAACACCTGTCTCTACTAAAAACTGGAGGTAATCATTATGCACATACTCCACCTTTAAATAAATCTCTGGACTCTTGAAAAATGGATAAACGATGGAGAAACTACCTAATCCCCAGCCCATAACGGGGTAAACAAAAAACATTTTTAATGAATCCTGGTATTGTAACCATCGCCAATCGTTTACTAACCTTTGGCTTGAGTCACCAAATAATGAATGACTAACCCGGGCTGACATATCTCCTCCAAATAATATAAAGCAGAATAAAAATACCACAGATACACTTGTCAAAAATATCCAATTAATCCCAGACAAATATTTTCTCGTGATAAAAAACATCAAACATAATTCGAAAAATAGTATTAATAACCCCCCACGGCTAGCCGACAAGAATACACCTCCTGATAAAACTAAACCAATAATTACGGTAAGATATTTCACATCATTTCTGCGATCATCATGCAGCTGATACCGCTCCTGTATCCATACCCATAATACCCATATAAAAGGAAAAATGATATTAATATAGGCTGAAAAATGATTCCTGTTCACAAAAGGGCCGACAAACGTAACAGGAGTAATCGCATCCCCCCTCCAGCTCAACGGGCGGAACCAGAGTAACTCCTCGGTTCCTGAAATCTTTTGTAGTATAGCGATAAAAACAAGTAATAAAGCGTTCACGATTATGGCCATCAGGAATATTTTTTTATGTTTCGCACTGAAATCTGCACAAAAAACTGAAAGTGCCAATAACATGACAAAGAAATACCTGAAAAACTCATGATATACCTGATTTGACCTGAGATGTGATGGCAGAAAAGAATGGGCTTTTTCAAGCATTGGTGTGCCATTAACTCCAAAAATATCTAATTCTGATGAAACAACGAGATAACTTGAAAAATAAAATAATAAAATCAAGCCCACAACTTTGATTATTCCCAGCCTATATAAATTCTTGTTTCTGCTCTTGTCCACAACTACTAATATGAATAAGCATATTACTAAACAACACGCTATTTCAATAGACCATGATTCTACCGTTCCAAATGCCCAGGGAAGAAAAATAGTTAAGAGAATCAAAACAAAAAGCCTGAGGGAAGATAAAAAAACACTCATACGTGAATTTGTTCTGAAAGAAGGTTAATGACAGACTTACAAAAATGGTCTGGATGAAAAAGAAGGGCTCTTTTTGTAGCAAGGGATGAAATAGAGGAATAATCCTTTGATTCTAACATGAGCGCCTCATGTAGTTTTAGGGTAAGCTCTTGTACATTATTCTGGGAAACCACCCAGCCCGCATCATCAATGCATTCAATAATCGCCTCTTGATCTGATCCGATGACGGGCAACCCTTGGGAAAATGCTTCTCCAATCACCAAGGGGCATCCTTCCAGATGCCCATAGGGTACTAAAACCAGAAAACGAGAAGAAGAATATAACTGCATCAGCTCTTGACCATATAGCCCGGTAATGAGATTCACTTTATGCTCCATTTTTTTATCTATGATCAGGCTCCTGATTTTTGACTCTTCTTCACCTTTCCCGCAGATTGTCGCTTGAAAGTCGACCCCATCAAAATGTAAATGTCCTAATGCCTCTATAAATTGATAGATACCCTTGTACCGGTAAAGTCTTCCTATAAAAAGAAAATCGTTTTTTTTAGTTTGTGAGGTTATTGGACTATTATCCTTGAAGAAAAACTCAGGGATCGGATTAAAGCAAACATGTGCATCATGGATATTCACAACTTTCTTAACAGCATGACTCACGCAAAGGTGGTAGGCCCGACGCGAAAAAAACACCCTCAGAAAATTGAGACTTCTTATCAACTTTCCACCCACAATTCTCACTACAGGAACAGCCATCTGATGGATGATCAGCGGTTTTTTTCTAGCAAAAAAGCATCCTGCTTCAGCCCTTAAACTCGATCCCCCATTGATTATTACCGAATCTGCCCGTAAAGATTCTATAAAAATCCGGAGTAATGAGGGCTTACGGATAATCGTGACCCCTTGGAGTTCTGGTGGGGTAGATAAGGCACCAGCTTCCGACATCGTGAGAACAATGGGAGTATGACCATTTTTTTTAAGGAATGATGCCAATATTAAGGAAGCATTCTCCATTCCGCCCATGGAAGGGAAAAAAAAGTGGCTATATATTAGGAATTTCATTAAGAAAAATATCTGGAATTTTTGATGGGTTCATTTTTTTTCTTGGAGGGCAGACGGATCGCCCCCTGTGGGCAGGACAGAGCAATTTGCTCGGACAATATTTCTGAAACTCTGACCTGCGGCAAGCAGGGCCGCTCGCCCTATACGTTTTGATTTACCACGCTATTTTAATATCATATTTGGTAATCATGGGGTCTGGTGTCACAATCGTCATTGTATTCTCAATGGCTGTAGCAATAATCATCCGGTCACAGGGGTCTTTATGAAACGGAGGAAGTGTCGCTGCCCTACTAGCAATAGCGAGACTGATCGGCAAGGTGTCTATCCCATAAAACTCAGAAATACCCTCTATCCACTCAGTCGGCGGAACGGGTAAATCCAGTTTTCCGATAGAATGTTTCCGGGCAATTTCAAATGCTGAAATAGAGGAGATAAACAAAGACTCCTGACAGGTTTCTATTAGCTGTTTGGCCTTTTGCGAAAGGGATTCCTGATCCAGCCCTAGCCAGAGGAAAGTGCAGGTATCGAGTAAAAACATTCAACGAAACTCCTCCGGCCAATCATCTTCATCCAATCCTTTTACTGGATCATAAAGAATTTTTCCTTGTGAGAGGGTTGGATGCTTTTTGAGGATATGTGCCCCCCTTTTTATAATAGGTTTGAGATCGGCAATCGCTTTCCCATTACGGCAAA
The nucleotide sequence above comes from Verrucomicrobiota bacterium. Encoded proteins:
- a CDS encoding type II toxin-antitoxin system VapC family toxin yields the protein MFLLDTCTFLWLGLDQESLSQKAKQLIETCQESLFISSISAFEIARKHSIGKLDLPVPPTEWIEGISEFYGIDTLPISLAIASRAATLPPFHKDPCDRMIIATAIENTMTIVTPDPMITKYDIKIAW
- a CDS encoding FkbM family methyltransferase, with product MKKLSYFLYRRLARWITCGIRLADYGVIPLDSKYQLASFQDVFCSPFYWQLSVILKRPARTVVDLGAHLGHFTIFISYLQKELFRCSPEHIYLFEANSDLISRLKKNIANHIKSSKLQIFSNAVGQRAGSVRLMVNPSNLLQTTINLNAKGKSVDYVDLDKILGTQTIDVCKCDIEGSEFDFIQTYGEILKRTRIFLVEIHTFDEKQIIPFDELLEEYGLIPVGRSICTGGNIQKIYVNDSLR
- a CDS encoding type II toxin-antitoxin system Phd/YefM family antitoxin, which codes for MKLVNIYEAKTHLSSLLNEVDEKGETVRICRNGKAIADLKPIIKRGAHILKKHPTLSQGKILYDPVKGLDEDDWPEEFR
- a CDS encoding glycosyltransferase family 4 protein: MGGMENASLILASFLKKNGHTPIVLTMSEAGALSTPPELQGVTIIRKPSLLRIFIESLRADSVIINGGSSLRAEAGCFFARKKPLIIHQMAVPVVRIVGGKLIRSLNFLRVFFSRRAYHLCVSHAVKKVVNIHDAHVCFNPIPEFFFKDNSPITSQTKKNDFLFIGRLYRYKGIYQFIEALGHLHFDGVDFQATICGKGEEESKIRSLIIDKKMEHKVNLITGLYGQELMQLYSSSRFLVLVPYGHLEGCPLVIGEAFSQGLPVIGSDQEAIIECIDDAGWVVSQNNVQELTLKLHEALMLESKDYSSISSLATKRALLFHPDHFCKSVINLLSEQIHV
- a CDS encoding O-antigen ligase family protein; translated protein: MSVFLSSLRLFVLILLTIFLPWAFGTVESWSIEIACCLVICLFILVVVDKSRNKNLYRLGIIKVVGLILLFYFSSYLVVSSELDIFGVNGTPMLEKAHSFLPSHLRSNQVYHEFFRYFFVMLLALSVFCADFSAKHKKIFLMAIIVNALLLVFIAILQKISGTEELLWFRPLSWRGDAITPVTFVGPFVNRNHFSAYINIIFPFIWVLWVWIQERYQLHDDRRNDVKYLTVIIGLVLSGGVFLSASRGGLLILFFELCLMFFITRKYLSGINWIFLTSVSVVFLFCFILFGGDMSARVSHSLFGDSSQRLVNDWRWLQYQDSLKMFFVYPVMGWGLGSFSIVYPFFKSPEIYLKVEYVHNDYLQFLVETGVIGLSLCLLFLTLITFKQYTLVALSHDRLQKMFVRAGMVSFLGFCIYAMIDFPFQMYGLLMSLAVIIPITFFKDKQYLEDI
- a CDS encoding oligosaccharide repeat unit polymerase, coding for MDNILEIEVYGYWIIALSLSPALVDFIRYRRIIFDNPIHIPFALLALFMGFRLVFLSSPESWGLFQNLTGEVDPLATFQKIAYYVICSMIAMLCGYQFFAHPKVNSPGISLKWSKEHGEGMARLGPFGLILFTVIFLSLGQWSTQKLQMNGYGNTSAYVYMLIFTKSGILTLITVYIVGRIPYKFRSSIFNPTYFILLIAFAIYLYTSFSTQGRFQLVAPLVAFGILLLRFNPTSKKLQSVLILSFLFGLFLFNLAGAMRVAYDEENKGNELNFSNIYRYYTERLSASEDFNGVEGMAMNMKYFNDEEGYLWGKSYAAVLWHWWPRSFVEQYLGIKKPLTVGIHLKGIFLADSNRLSENINRESGTLGFSPTFLGQNYENFGFVGGVICAFIQGVGLALLYNWVTRRYFSINVQTLYACFLAAMPGLARGGTVAIDGANAFMGYLPVLLVIIIYRAPGAKWFPQGDRSKITSLENPDAGFAPSFPPFAPANEDQEVPQPTGPVSHVRNISYPKRTMNPPTPNKATQE
- a CDS encoding methyltransferase domain-containing protein, whose translation is MHENSGLLFCKYVMPMITEGMKILEIGPDGFPSSYRSLVKIDNIIWDTLDIYESKNLTYSKSDFYHFDIPDNHYDMVFSAQVIEHVSEIWNWLPELARVTKKSGFVVTINPVSWPYHQAPIDCWRIYPEGMKALCKHADLTIQLSKFESLENTHFKRSIPGRSAKWQPKVLNLFFNIVGRIGFPVEKSFDTITIAVKK